The region TTCCACTTATCCAGGCTACCACCTGCCACATGTGTGGCTCTCAAAGAACAGTCAAAGTATGCGAGAATCTACGCTGGACCTCGCAGGACATGGCCGGTTTGCCTTGTTCACTGGGGTGGGGGGAGATTGCTGGATATCTGCTGCCAAAGCCTTGACTGCTTCCGCTTGGGGTGTCGAGGTTGTTGGCTACAAGGTTGGATTCGGTGGAGATTACATGGACTGCTATCGAGAATGGGCTCAGGTTCGTGGTGTCAATGAGGATGGTGTTGTGCTAGTGCGCCCTGATCATTTCATTGCCTGGCGACATCCTTGTCGTAGTGACCATGCGGAGGCCCAGCTTCGGTGTGTCTTGGAGAAAATACTGGGCTTTTAAATCTCACGAATTGCAAGCATCAGCCTGTTTCGTTTTGAGTAATGAAGACCAATAGCTTCTATAGCTTTACATCCTGTCTATGGATTCGTAGTTTGTTATTTAAACCGTTGATTGAAATAACACAGTTAACCCTAACCCAAGCTATTAGTTGAAGATTCCGTGCCAATACAATTCCGCTCCAGCCAGGCGGATGCTGAGCCCTCATGCGCGGGTTAACCCGGCTCACTCAACCGACAACCGTGGAATGCTTTTGCTATCGACATTATTAACCCGCAGTGCCACGTTATCCGGGGATTGCAGTTAACCGTGATCGTCCGGGGTTGCGGGGAGGGATTACACGGTGTGGGTTGCGAAGCGACGATGTACATGTGGGCGTCTACTTAAACGCGCCCCTGAAGCACTCTTTGCTATAGCATAGGTCTTACTCGTCAAGTCTCAAGTCTCATCATCCTACGTCAATCATGGCTAAAACCGCTCTCATCACGGGTGCCAATGGCATCACTGGTTCTGCAATCCTCGAATACCTCGTCAAGAATACAACAGCGTCCCAATGGGAACGTATCATCATCACGTCTCGATCGCCCCTGAAGATGGCCATTCATGATTCTCGCGTCGAGTTCGTTGCTCTCGACTTTGCCAATCCGCCGGAGAAGCTCGCGGACCAGATGCGCTCTCAATGTGCTGCTGTGACCCACGCCTACTTCTCATCCTACGTCCACAAGGACGACTTTGCCGAGCTGAACGAAGCCAATCGCAGCCTGTTTGAGAATTTCCTCAATGCTTTGACTGATGTGGCAAAGGGCCTGCAGAACTGCACTCTCCAGACTGGGGGGAAGTACTACAATGTCCACCTCCGACCAGTTCCATGGCCAGCCCACGAAGACGACCCTCGTCTTGTTCCCGCCGCGCAAAACTTCTACTATCACCAGGAAGACTTCTTGGCTGAGAAACAGCGCGGTTCAGCCTGGACCTGGAATGTGATCCGCCCGGAGGCCATCATCGGCCATACCACCAAGCCTAATGGCATGAACGAGGCCCTTACCATTGCACTCTACTTCTTGATCAACAAGGAGCTGGGCGTACAGGCCCCCATGCCAACCAACTCCGCCTATTTCAACGGGGTGGATGATGTATCTGATGCACGTCTCATTGCCGATTTGACAATCTACGCCTCAACCCACGAAAATTGTGCAAACGAAGCCTTCAACGCCACGAATGGTGACGTCTTCAGCTGGCGATATATGTGGCCCCGACTGGCTGATTGGTTTGGAGCCAGCGCTTCGGCCAACCAGTCCTTCAAGCAGACATCCTTCAGCGAGGGTGAAACTCATCTTGACATCAATCTCGAACAGTGGGCGCAAGACAAGAGGGACGTCTGGAACAGGCTCTGCGATAGAACGGGCTCTCCTCAGAGCAAAGCAACCTTTGATGCAGGAACTTGGGCTTTCCAAGATTGGGTGTTTCAGCGGACCTGGAGTTCACCCCTGAGCATCAACAAGGCACGCAGATTTGGTTGGACTGGCCATGTGGACTCGTTTGATTCGTTTGTTGATGCTTTTAACAGGTTCAAGGAGCTTTCGCAGATTCCCTCCGCCACGTAGAATGACGTGCCATTAGTTACTCGCTATAATCCTAGCAAACTTGTGACTTGATTTCATACTTGATATGTGCACACGGGACTACCGTATAGTTTCAGCCCTTCAACCCAGTTCCTAGACCTCGTAATAACAGCCCGGAAGCTTACGTCAATAATTCCTGAACTATGAGAAATTCTGTAATGCAACCTCCGTTTGTACGTTTGTAGTTTTCTGCCACCAGCTTGCATTTCCCACACCGTCACCACATCATTCCGTGGCGCTGTTCATATTCCCCGCATCTCCACATTATCCGGATTTTGCGGAGACAAGTAGCTTTAAGGGGTAGGGTGGCAAGTGAGGCTCAGGTGTCATAGCTTAAAAGTCGGGTAGTGCCTGTCTAGAGGATGAGCAAATCTGTGTTGAAGACACTTTCGACATGAGTTCTGTGAATATTGAACAGGCCCCAAAGGTTCGTCGTGTCTTAAGATCCGTGGAAGCCCAGTGCTAACCACGTCCGTCACAGGGCACAAAGCTGTGGGTATGATACATGGGGACTCCGTTAGACAATACATAGTTGATTCTCCCGTTCTAGCTACTTCACCTTGGATATGTCGAAGCAGACGAGGGGTTCTTCCTCGCAGGGGTAGGCTGCGCCGAAGTCCAGGATGGACATTCAACTGACTATTACAACAGGCCGGTACTTCGACTATGAGCAACCCAAATCGCGAGAACCCACGGCGCAAGCTTGTTCTTACATCTGCACTTATTGACCATCCCGTCGAGGGTCTCATCCTGTTTGAGACTGGACCTGGCGAAGCATACCCCGAGGTTTGGGGGCCGCCTATCAATGACATATTTGGGCGGGTTGACTATTCTCCAGAGCACGAACTCGAAGCAGCTCTCGCCAAGTCCGGTCATTCGATCAAAGATATCAAAGCTGTGGTTATGGGACATCTTCACATCGACCATGCGGGCGGGCTTGAGAAATTCAGTGGGACTGATGTCCCGATCTATGTCCacgaggaagagctgaaGCACGCATTTTACAGCGTGGCCACCAAGTCGGATGCAGGTGCGTCCACCATGTATTGCCTTTAATCACTGGCACTCGTCCTGGATTCTCAATTGCTAACAACCATCCCATTTGGAAGGCGTCTATCATGGCAAAGATCTTGACACCAAGTTGAATTGGACAGCCATCCATGGGGAGTCATTTGAGCTTGCCCAGGGTATTACTCTGCGGCATGCTCCCGGCCATACTCCAGGGCTGATCCTGATGCAGGTATCAATTCCCAGCAAAGGTAATCGGTGGGTTAAATAGCTAACAATGACTAGGCCAACCTTCCCGACAGTGGGACATGGCTTTTTACTACCGACCAATACCATGTCAGCGAGAATTACGAACAATCCATTCCGCATGGCTGGCTTGCTCGAGACTATCACGCTTGGATCAAGACGCATCAGATGGTGAAGACCATCGCAAAGAGAACAAACGCGAATCTGGTGTTCGGACACGATTTGGGGAACTTTTTCCAGTATGAACATGCACCTCATACGTACATCTAGACTTCTACTTATGTGGTCTTAGTGGTGGATGGGTGGTCTTTATTCAATATTGCCAACATTCATGATAGATAGTTCATATCCAGTCGAAGAAGAGTCAAATTATATATTGAGCAGAATGCACTCATGCCATGGAGAATTACCGACGCAAAGCTGTGACCCATTGGATGCCATTCCTTCTGTTCTGGTCCTCACTGCACCCTCTTGCGCAAAAGTGGCACATCGATGCCACCTTAGCCGGCATTGCGTGTAGAAAGCATTGTATGTTCAGATCGAGACACCCGTCTCCAGGATGCCTCATACGTTAAATGAATGGACTTGGCCAAACGTGACACTTGGATATCTGCATCGTGTTGTATTGATTCGAAGTTCGCATGGATCTGGCTTGATATAGCATTGCAATGGAGTCGCCATCCCACAGCGAGACTGAACCAGCGGCGAGAATGCCAAGTTTGGAAGAGATAAAGCGAAAGCCTAAGAGGCAAAGAAATGGTCGCGCAAGGGTGTCAAAAGCGTGGTATGTTACAATGAGCCGCCGAAGCTCCGCCAGCGTCCTCAGCTTATGTCGAATCAGTGCCAACTGCGCTCGTCGCAAGGTCAAAGTAAGAGCCACCTAAATATACACAATTGACACCATTAGCTCCGTGCTGACAAACCCTGAGTGCGATGGGGCTGTTCCGTGTATGCCGTGCTTACTTCGTAGCAAAAGTTGCCAGGCACAGCCAGTCGGTGGTAAACGAGGCCTCGAACAGATGAACGCAAAGTCAGGAGTACTCTGGGCCGCAAGATTCGCAGCACAATGCACAAATAGCAAACACGATCTTTGTGGGCAGCCGCTGTCCCCTGTCTCAACGGTGCCATCGCGCTCGCAGTCCACCCTTGCAGCAGAGGCATACGCCGAAGATGACCGTCTGTATGGATTCCTTGACTCAGATCTCTCTCTTGCAAGTCGAGAAGACTGGGATAGCTGGTTGGAGGCTTTCTGTCGCCAGGTCTACCCGCAGTACCCGTTCTTGCACCTCCCGGCACTGCAATCCTTATACAAACAACTACCGGGCCCTCCAGGTCTGTCTGTCGAGCATGTCTTTCGAAGTGAAGAGCACTGCTGCCAGACGTCGCAGGTGCTTGTCGTTCTGGCCATTGGGGCCTACTGCAAGAGCTCGCATTCAAGCACATTCAAGGGATCCTGTCCTGGGGGCTGGGCCCTCTATTCAACGGCCCTTGACGTCTACGGCCACATGATGAAAACTGCATCGGATCCTTCAACCGGGCTACTTCTTACGCAGACGATTGTGCTCATGGTGAGAAAATATTCGACTTCCATCCCGCTAAAATCACTGACTTGGGCTTGATCGCCAGGCAGTCTATTGTTGCTGCGTAGATGCTACGCAGATGGCAAAAAGACTACTCAGTCTGGCCATTTCACAGCTGCACTGTCAGGGAGGCCACAGACGCGACACCCTTACCAGCATTCCAGTTGCCAGAGGCGAGCTCATGCGGCGTTTGTGGTGTTCGGTCTATGCCTTGGATCGAGAGCTGAGCATCCAAACCGAAGGCGAGCCCATTATTAAAGACGACAATGTCGACTTTGCTCTTCCACTGAATCTGGGAGATCAATGGATAGCCATGCACTATGATGACAACAGAAGCTCTTCAGACCTCGCTGATCGAATCCAACATGAGATGTTGAAAAAGCCTACAGCGGAAATATCATGCCTCAGGGAGTTGACATGCTATGCAAGAGCAGCTAGCAAGACCCTGGAGATACTGCGtgacaagaacaagaattTCCACCATGGGAGTAGTCCATTGCTAATTGAGAGCTTGGAGCGCTACATCTCAAGGGCATTCCAGACCACCGGAGTGGCTTTCCAGTCAGAAAGCCGTCAATCAAGCACGTCTTTAGCCGAGAAACTAGCAATCGAAAAGAAGGGATGGTCCTTGCGAACAAATGTATCCTGCACCCCCGGCCGTCGTCCCTTGGAGGATTATGCTGagtcttcctgctgctggataGAATGCTGACACCTCCCTAGAGATGGTGCTACCTGCGTCTTTTGATCGCTGTCCATGCGGTCGAACGATCGAAAGAATCAGGTCTACCCGACAGTCAGGCAACTCGGTTTACCTGTCTGCATCTGATAGACGAGATTCTCCGGGCTCTTAATTCACTGCCACATGAGTTTCCGAAGTTCACGTTTCCTATCCTCCACTACTGGTATAGTGCGGTGCGCATTGGACTGGAGATGGTAGGTGAAGAACCCTTGCTTCGTCAATGTTATGGCGTAACAATACTCGAAGCCGTCATCTCGCTCTGCGAATGTTATGCAAAGACATGGCTGTCGAGCCGGATCAGCCAAAACATCCTGGGCATGAGCTATGCCGCCCGGTCAATCTTTGCGGACGAACTCGCGGGACGCGAGAATTCGTTGATTCTACCCCAAAGCCTCGGAAGTCAAAGCAACATGATAGCAAAGTTGGAGGAAGCACCAGTCATCGCAAGCCCACTATCTTCACTCTCTTCAGATGGGACCGTAAGTTCATCCAGCACCATCGGAGCCCCTGGGGATGTGTCTATCGCTCAGAGAGCCGAGAAACCGAGTCAAGCAGTCGAAATCGGCAACCAGAGCAACGAACAGAATCTTCCCCATACTCAAAACTGCAATGGCCATGCCTCCTCTCACTCCCAGGGAGCTTTTACCAGGAATCTCCACTATGCAGAAAATGACCGACACACTCTCTGTGCAGATGGCAAATGGGGCGGCGCAGAACCCACCATTCTCGATGACGATCCCAACGGCCAACAGCTGTATACCACGCCCAGTTCACCCGTCGCAGGAGTCAAGCCTGGCCCAGGTATTCAGTTGAATATTTCTGATCCTCTCGATCTCCCCAGTCGTCCCAGGAACTTGGATCCCACCATGGCAAACGAATCAACGCAGACCATCGCGTCAGACAGTCACATCTCACCTGGTGATCAATCA is a window of Aspergillus puulaauensis MK2 DNA, chromosome 4, nearly complete sequence DNA encoding:
- a CDS encoding N-acyl homoserine lactonase family protein (COG:S;~EggNog:ENOG410PM9B;~InterPro:IPR001279,IPR036866;~PFAM:PF00753) gives rise to the protein MSSVNIEQAPKGTKLWLLHLGYVEADEGFFLAGAGTSTMSNPNRENPRRKLVLTSALIDHPVEGLILFETGPGEAYPEVWGPPINDIFGRVDYSPEHELEAALAKSGHSIKDIKAVVMGHLHIDHAGGLEKFSGTDVPIYVHEEELKHAFYSVATKSDAGVYHGKDLDTKLNWTAIHGESFELAQGITLRHAPGHTPGLILMQANLPDSGTWLFTTDQYHVSENYEQSIPHGWLARDYHAWIKTHQMVKTIAKRTNANLVFGHDLGNFFQYEHAPHTYI
- a CDS encoding SDR family oxidoreductase (COG:S;~EggNog:ENOG410Q191;~InterPro:IPR036291); translated protein: MAKTALITGANGITGSAILEYLVKNTTASQWERIIITSRSPLKMAIHDSRVEFVALDFANPPEKLADQMRSQCAAVTHAYFSSYVHKDDFAELNEANRSLFENFLNALTDVAKGLQNCTLQTGGKYYNVHLRPVPWPAHEDDPRLVPAAQNFYYHQEDFLAEKQRGSAWTWNVIRPEAIIGHTTKPNGMNEALTIALYFLINKELGVQAPMPTNSAYFNGVDDVSDARLIADLTIYASTHENCANEAFNATNGDVFSWRYMWPRLADWFGASASANQSFKQTSFSEGETHLDINLEQWAQDKRDVWNRLCDRTGSPQSKATFDAGTWAFQDWVFQRTWSSPLSINKARRFGWTGHVDSFDSFVDAFNRFKELSQIPSAT
- a CDS encoding fungal specific transcription factor domain-containing protein (COG:K;~EggNog:ENOG410Q1Y7;~InterPro:IPR007219;~PFAM:PF04082;~go_function: GO:0003677 - DNA binding [Evidence IEA];~go_function: GO:0008270 - zinc ion binding [Evidence IEA];~go_process: GO:0006351 - transcription, DNA-templated [Evidence IEA]), coding for MNAKSGVLWAARFAAQCTNSKHDLCGQPLSPVSTVPSRSQSTLAAEAYAEDDRLYGFLDSDLSLASREDWDSWLEAFCRQVYPQYPFLHLPALQSLYKQLPGPPGLSVEHVFRSEEHCCQTSQVLVVLAIGAYCKSSHSSTFKGSCPGGWALYSTALDVYGHMMKTASDPSTGLLLTQTIVLMAVYCCCVDATQMAKRLLSLAISQLHCQGGHRRDTLTSIPVARGELMRRLWCSVYALDRELSIQTEGEPIIKDDNVDFALPLNLGDQWIAMHYDDNRSSSDLADRIQHEMLKKPTAEISCLRELTCYARAASKTLEILRDKNKNFHHGSSPLLIESLERYISRAFQTTGVAFQSESRQSSTSLAEKLAIEKKGWSLRTNRWCYLRLLIAVHAVERSKESGLPDSQATRFTCLHLIDEILRALNSLPHEFPKFTFPILHYWYSAVRIGLEMVGEEPLLRQCYGVTILEAVISLCECYAKTWLSSRISQNILGMSYAARSIFADELAGRENSLILPQSLGSQSNMIAKLEEAPVIASPLSSLSSDGTVSSSSTIGAPGDVSIAQRAEKPSQAVEIGNQSNEQNLPHTQNCNGHASSHSQGAFTRNLHYAENDRHTLCADGKWGGAEPTILDDDPNGQQLYTTPSSPVAGVKPGPGIQLNISDPLDLPSRPRNLDPTMANESTQTIASDSHISPGDQSWGSCSAANILNCGISELGLDEIHLFTLSDAGMNPM